Part of the Limibacter armeniacum genome is shown below.
TTCGGCCATGGCGTTCACTACCGCATTGGTGACATACCTTAGCAGGTCGGCATCGAGGTTGATCAGTTTTTGAATGTTTTCTGCATTTTCATGAAATGATGTGAGTGTTGCATCCATTCTTTGTAAGTAGTTTTTGTCTTGATAAAATGAGTTGATGTTTGAGGTGTATTCTTTCAGGAAGAGCAGGTGCCTGTCGTCACTTCCCAGATAGACGGTGGGTAAGTTTCTGATTACCCTGTCTGCCAGCTCCTTGTGCGTGATGTTCACAAATGGAGGGTTTTCAGGCATTGTAATGGGGTGGAGCGAAAGCACAATTCCCAGCTTGTGGGGGCCATCCACCTCAACTGCATTCCAGTATTCTTCCAGGTCGTTGTAGAGGGCTGCATCCAGCTTGTTCTCGATGATGATGGCCCACTTGGGGTTTCCCTCTTCTACCGCTTCACATTCCTTGAGCACGAGGTCAATATACTTGCCTTTTGGGGTCAGGATTTCCCGCTCTACCGTGAACTGTGTTTCATAGTTTTCCCTGTCCGACTCGAAGCTGGGCATCTTGTCTGCATACAATCCCAGCAAGGCATCGAAAAACAAGGCACCTAAGTTGTGCTCTTCTTCCTTGTCCAGGTAAAACCTTAGCATGTTACTGTTGACGGTTTCCCGTTTGGGAAAACCTGCTATCTCGAAGATGTTTTTTCGGGTGTCAGGTTTTTTTGGAAACTCATTGACCAGTGATGCAATCCAGTCAAAGTTCATGGGTGTTTCATTCATTCTTATTCTGTCCTTT
Proteins encoded:
- a CDS encoding PD-(D/E)XK nuclease family protein, with translation MNETPMNFDWIASLVNEFPKKPDTRKNIFEIAGFPKRETVNSNMLRFYLDKEEEHNLGALFFDALLGLYADKMPSFESDRENYETQFTVEREILTPKGKYIDLVLKECEAVEEGNPKWAIIIENKLDAALYNDLEEYWNAVEVDGPHKLGIVLSLHPITMPENPPFVNITHKELADRVIRNLPTVYLGSDDRHLLFLKEYTSNINSFYQDKNYLQRMDATLTSFHENAENIQKLINLDADLLRYVTNAVVNAMAEAGFNASSIYPSKHKFFHFNADSELLSETIKNHLDAAHKFRVWVDIKRVKDKGEFVAFFELFNSSNTLYGDLLKEKLKDISYSTHLKPGTGGSLGGAFYHIFAISFEIKDFGEKGFEETLKSRLLQALSYHSSQPVDKAVEALDELLKK